In the Pseudomonas orientalis genome, one interval contains:
- a CDS encoding TolC family outer membrane protein: MRLHLFKAIPFALAASFVQAQTLPQAMQQALDVHPEIQAGVNSRIAADYQLRAAQGGYLPRVDLNAGYGRAGTDNASTRAANGTGGNHWETLNRGESSLRLQQMIFDGFATSSEVGRQQANVNSRAYSLLGTSERTALTVAQVYLEVLTRREFVRLAEDNLRNHERIYDQIKLRTQRGVGNGADQDQAEARLAQARNNLITEQTNLADAQTNYLSAVGQMPDQLERPAPFMAMLPADLNEARRQMLDNSPVLRSAESDISAAEQQYAAAKSSFYPRFDAELGTNADNNVSGDANHSNGWEAMVRMRFNLFAGGSNKADLQSKSYQANQALDIRNNALRQLNEELGLAWNALNNANAQLPVAQQYVDHSTRVRTSYQQQFSLGQRTLLDLLDSENELFTASRRLEEIKNIQLFTQYRIKATMGELLKSQGVVAPMASIVQNDVKPKVQLPGMN, translated from the coding sequence ATGCGTCTGCACCTGTTCAAGGCAATACCGTTCGCTCTCGCCGCCAGCTTTGTACAAGCCCAGACGCTGCCCCAAGCCATGCAGCAGGCACTGGATGTGCACCCTGAAATTCAGGCCGGTGTAAACAGCCGCATCGCCGCCGATTACCAATTGCGCGCCGCGCAGGGTGGTTATCTTCCGCGTGTCGATTTGAACGCCGGCTATGGCCGTGCAGGCACCGACAACGCGTCCACCCGCGCCGCCAATGGCACGGGCGGCAACCACTGGGAAACCCTCAATCGCGGTGAATCCAGCCTGCGCCTGCAGCAGATGATCTTTGATGGGTTCGCCACTTCCAGCGAAGTCGGGCGTCAACAAGCCAACGTCAACTCCCGTGCCTATTCGCTGCTCGGTACGTCCGAGCGCACCGCGCTGACCGTTGCCCAGGTCTACCTGGAAGTGCTGACCCGCCGCGAGTTCGTGCGCCTGGCCGAAGACAACCTGCGCAACCACGAACGCATTTATGATCAGATCAAGTTGCGCACCCAGCGCGGCGTCGGTAACGGTGCCGACCAGGACCAGGCCGAAGCGCGCCTGGCCCAGGCCCGCAACAACCTGATCACCGAGCAGACCAACCTGGCGGATGCGCAAACCAACTACCTCAGCGCCGTTGGCCAGATGCCCGACCAGCTCGAGCGTCCGGCGCCGTTCATGGCCATGCTCCCCGCCGATCTGAATGAAGCAAGGCGCCAGATGCTCGACAACAGCCCGGTGCTGCGCTCGGCCGAGTCGGACATCTCAGCCGCCGAGCAGCAATACGCGGCTGCCAAGTCCAGCTTCTATCCACGCTTTGACGCTGAGCTGGGCACCAATGCCGACAACAACGTCTCCGGTGACGCCAACCACAGCAACGGCTGGGAAGCCATGGTGCGCATGCGCTTCAACCTGTTTGCCGGTGGCAGCAACAAGGCCGATCTGCAGTCGAAGTCCTACCAGGCCAACCAGGCCCTGGACATCCGCAACAACGCCCTGCGCCAGCTCAATGAAGAACTGGGCCTGGCCTGGAACGCCTTGAACAACGCCAACGCGCAACTGCCGGTGGCCCAGCAGTACGTGGACCACAGCACCCGCGTGCGCACCTCCTACCAGCAACAGTTCAGCCTGGGCCAACGTACCTTGCTGGACTTGCTCGACAGCGAGAACGAATTGTTCACCGCTTCGCGTCGCCTGGAAGAGATCAAGAACATTCAGTTATTTACTCAGTACCGAATCAAGGCGACCATGGGCGAATTGCTCAAAAGCCAAGGCGTCGTCGCTCCCATGGCCTCCATCGTGCAAAACGATGTGAAGCCCAAAGTCCAACTGCCTGGGATGAACTGA
- a CDS encoding type I secretion system permease/ATPase, protein MESEVSRVHLSHDPRTLHDDPLLDGLLALCALHQKPASAAMLTTGLPLPSQRLSAELLARAAARAGLQGRLLQRRLEQIPAIALPALLLLKDGRSTVLVGWEGDDQARVLLSESDGGEVLIKRELLADDYTGKVFFAQPQHKFDVNHGTLIPRARSWFRDTLKRSRWLYTDAIAASFLINIIAMAAPLFVMNVYDRVVPNQATSTLWVLAVGICGAYLFDLVLKSLRSLCLDLAGKKTDLIISATLFERIVGMSMKYRPARVGSFAQNIHEFQSLRDFLASLTLTSLIDLPFTLLIFLVIALLGGHLVWIPVLAFPIALGIGYALQKPLVATMERTMALAAERQSSLIETLAGLDAVKVNNAESERQYGWEQTIGTLSRLELRVKLLSGLSMNMTLLIQQLAGVIMIVFGVYQIIDGNLSMGGLIACYMLSGRALSPLASLSGLLTRYQQAKVTMTSVDQMMELPQERNFEERPMSRRTLQGAIECRNLNFTYPNQQNPALKNINLVIKPGEKIGIIGRSGSGKSSLAKLIVGLYQPDSGALLVDGVDVRQIDVSELRHNIGYVAQDIQLLAGTLRDNLVSGARYVEDEMVLQAAELAGVHEFARLHPQGYELQVGERGQNLSGGQRQNVALARALLLNPPILLLDEPTSAMDNTGEERLKQRLHAVVQNKTVVLVTHRASLLSLVDRLLVVDRGQILADGPKAVVMEALKKGQISVA, encoded by the coding sequence GTGGAATCCGAAGTCAGTCGAGTTCATCTCAGTCATGATCCACGCACGCTGCACGACGATCCGTTACTCGACGGGTTGTTGGCACTCTGCGCCCTGCATCAGAAACCGGCCAGCGCGGCCATGCTCACCACCGGCCTGCCGCTGCCTTCGCAGCGTCTGAGTGCCGAGTTGCTGGCGCGCGCCGCCGCGCGCGCCGGGCTGCAAGGCCGGCTGCTGCAACGCAGGCTCGAACAGATCCCGGCCATCGCCTTACCGGCGCTGCTGCTGCTCAAGGACGGACGCAGTACCGTGCTGGTCGGCTGGGAAGGTGACGATCAGGCGCGGGTGCTGCTCAGTGAAAGCGATGGCGGCGAAGTGCTGATCAAGCGCGAGCTGCTGGCCGACGACTACACCGGCAAAGTCTTCTTTGCCCAGCCGCAGCACAAATTCGACGTTAACCATGGCACGCTGATTCCCCGGGCGCGATCCTGGTTTCGTGACACGCTCAAGCGTTCGCGCTGGCTGTATACCGATGCCATCGCCGCCAGCTTCCTGATCAACATCATCGCCATGGCCGCGCCGCTGTTCGTGATGAACGTGTATGACCGCGTGGTGCCGAACCAGGCCACCTCTACGCTGTGGGTGCTGGCCGTGGGCATCTGCGGTGCGTACCTGTTCGACCTGGTGCTCAAGAGCCTGCGCAGTCTGTGCCTGGACCTGGCCGGTAAAAAAACCGACCTGATCATCTCCGCCACCTTGTTCGAGCGCATCGTCGGCATGTCGATGAAGTACCGCCCGGCGCGGGTCGGCAGCTTTGCGCAAAACATTCATGAGTTCCAGAGCCTGCGCGACTTCCTCGCGTCGCTGACCCTCACCAGCCTGATCGACCTGCCGTTCACGCTGCTCATCTTCCTGGTGATCGCCCTGCTCGGTGGCCATTTGGTGTGGATTCCGGTACTGGCATTCCCGATTGCCCTGGGTATCGGCTACGCCCTGCAAAAACCCTTGGTCGCGACCATGGAACGCACCATGGCCCTGGCCGCAGAGCGCCAGTCGAGCCTGATCGAAACCCTCGCCGGGCTGGATGCGGTCAAGGTCAACAACGCCGAGAGCGAACGCCAGTACGGCTGGGAACAGACCATCGGCACCTTGAGCCGGCTCGAACTGCGGGTGAAGTTGCTGTCGGGCCTGTCGATGAACATGACCCTGCTGATCCAGCAACTGGCCGGCGTGATCATGATCGTGTTCGGCGTGTACCAGATCATCGATGGCAACCTCAGCATGGGCGGCCTGATTGCCTGCTACATGCTCAGCGGCCGCGCCTTGAGCCCGCTCGCCTCGCTGTCGGGCCTGCTTACGCGCTACCAGCAGGCCAAGGTCACCATGACCTCGGTGGACCAGATGATGGAGCTGCCCCAGGAGCGCAATTTCGAAGAGCGCCCCATGAGCCGTCGCACCCTCCAAGGCGCCATCGAGTGCCGGAACCTGAATTTCACCTACCCGAACCAACAGAATCCGGCGCTGAAAAACATCAACCTGGTGATCAAGCCAGGGGAAAAGATCGGCATCATCGGTCGCAGCGGCTCGGGTAAAAGCTCCCTGGCCAAACTGATCGTCGGCCTGTATCAACCTGACTCCGGCGCGTTGCTGGTAGACGGTGTGGACGTACGCCAGATTGACGTCAGTGAACTGCGCCACAACATCGGCTACGTCGCCCAGGATATCCAACTGCTGGCCGGCACCCTGCGCGACAACCTGGTCAGCGGTGCGCGCTACGTCGAAGACGAAATGGTGCTGCAAGCCGCCGAACTGGCCGGTGTGCACGAATTTGCCCGCCTGCACCCGCAGGGCTACGAGTTGCAGGTTGGCGAGCGCGGGCAGAACCTGTCCGGCGGTCAGCGCCAGAACGTCGCCCTGGCCCGTGCATTGCTGCTCAACCCGCCCATCCTGCTGCTGGACGAACCCACCAGCGCCATGGACAACACTGGTGAAGAACGCTTGAAACAACGCCTGCACGCCGTGGTGCAAAACAAGACCGTAGTCCTGGTGACGCACCGTGCCTCGCTGCTGTCCCTGGTGGACCGCCTGTTGGTGGTCGACCGTGGGCAGATCCTCGCGGACGGCCCGAAAGCCGTGGTCATGGAAGCGTTGAAGAAGGGGCAGATCAGTGTCGCTTAA
- a CDS encoding HlyD family type I secretion periplasmic adaptor subunit, translated as MSLNAIKSAVGRYFKGSDSLQGQPLPEVNKALIEDAPRVIRLTIWAIIAFFVFLVVWAGFSEIDEVTRGDGKAIPSSKLQKIQNLEGGIVAELYVKEGQIVEAGAPLIRLDDTRFVSNAGETEALRLAMQLRVERLSAQVDDRPLNIPDDVLKAAPSQAANERSLYESRRQQLKDEVGGLQEQLVQRQQELREFTSKQSQYRSQLSLQRQEINMSEPLVAQGAVSPVEVLRLKRAEMETRGQLDATTLAIPRAESAIKEVQRKIDETRGKFRSEALTQLNEARTELNKAESTGRALEDRVSRTLVTSPVRGIVKQLLVNTVGGVIQPGSDMVEIVPLDDTLLVEAKIRPQDIAFLHPGQEAVVKFTAYDYTIYGGLKAKLERIGADTITDEDKKTTYYMITLRTDRSHLGTDEKPLLIIPGMVASVDIITGKKSILSYLLKPIIKARAEALHER; from the coding sequence GTGTCGCTTAATGCCATCAAGAGCGCGGTCGGGCGCTACTTCAAAGGTTCCGACTCGCTGCAGGGCCAGCCGCTGCCCGAGGTCAACAAAGCGCTGATCGAAGATGCGCCGCGCGTCATCCGCCTGACCATCTGGGCGATCATCGCGTTCTTTGTGTTCCTGGTGGTGTGGGCGGGCTTCTCCGAAATCGACGAAGTGACCCGTGGCGACGGCAAGGCGATTCCGTCGTCCAAGCTGCAGAAAATCCAGAACCTGGAAGGCGGTATCGTCGCCGAGCTGTACGTCAAGGAAGGCCAGATCGTCGAGGCCGGCGCGCCGTTGATTCGCCTGGACGACACGCGGTTCGTGTCCAACGCCGGGGAAACCGAAGCGCTGCGCCTGGCCATGCAACTGCGCGTTGAGCGCCTGAGTGCGCAGGTGGACGACCGCCCGCTGAATATTCCCGACGATGTACTCAAGGCCGCACCCAGCCAGGCCGCCAACGAGCGCTCACTGTATGAGAGCCGCCGCCAGCAGTTGAAAGACGAAGTCGGCGGTTTGCAGGAGCAGCTGGTGCAGCGCCAACAGGAGTTGCGTGAGTTCACCTCCAAGCAGAGCCAGTACCGCAGCCAGTTGTCCCTGCAACGTCAGGAAATCAACATGTCCGAGCCGCTGGTGGCCCAGGGCGCGGTATCGCCGGTGGAAGTGCTGCGCCTCAAGCGCGCCGAAATGGAAACCCGCGGCCAGCTGGACGCCACCACCCTGGCGATCCCGCGCGCCGAATCGGCGATCAAGGAAGTGCAGCGCAAGATCGACGAGACCCGTGGCAAATTCCGCAGCGAAGCCCTGACCCAGCTCAACGAGGCGCGCACCGAACTGAACAAGGCCGAATCCACTGGCCGCGCCCTGGAAGACCGCGTCAGCCGTACCCTGGTCACCTCGCCGGTGCGCGGCATCGTCAAGCAGTTGCTGGTCAACACCGTCGGCGGCGTGATCCAGCCGGGCAGCGACATGGTGGAAATCGTGCCGCTGGACGACACCCTGCTGGTGGAAGCCAAGATCCGTCCGCAAGACATCGCCTTCCTGCACCCTGGGCAAGAAGCGGTGGTCAAATTCACCGCCTATGACTACACCATCTACGGTGGCCTGAAGGCCAAGCTCGAACGCATCGGCGCCGACACCATCACCGATGAAGACAAGAAAACCACCTACTACATGATCACCCTGCGCACCGACCGCAGCCACCTGGGCACCGATGAGAAGCCGCTGCTGATCATCCCCGGCATGGTCGCTTCGGTGGACATCATCACCGGCAAGAAAAGCATCCTCAGCTACCTGCTCAAGCCGATCATCAAGGCGCGGGCGGAGGCGTTGCACGAGCGTTGA